In one Paracoccus everestensis genomic region, the following are encoded:
- a CDS encoding peptide ABC transporter substrate-binding protein, with the protein MSKLFTTTALLAALALPAQAVQPAEGETLADSQTYTYWLLDAIKTLDPAKNTDVEGSDVLRQLFEGLMNDNQTGAMIPGVAESHTESDDGLTHTFTLRDAKWSNGDPVTAGDFVYAWQRVVNPETASEYAWFLELMNIQNATQIIAGEMTPDQLGVRAVDDKTLEVKLTTRTPYFLKTLSHATTFPVPQKVVEQHGDAWTQPGNLVGNGAFMLDSHNLGVDITLVKNPNYWDAENVVMETVRGVTVNDNNIGLTRYLAGELDRVQIPAGQYPRLSQEYPDQAISIPYSCSYAYVFNVSDKGPEALKDVRVRQALSLGLNRDIIVDQVLQGGQKPAYSWTHWAIEGFQSPDAEIATMTQEQRIEKARGLLADAGYGPDNPLALSLQYNTDENHKKLAIAAQQFWKPLGVNITLNNVEWKVHTDRMQSQDFDMARYAWCADYNEATTFLDWFRTDGYNSGKWSNAEYDKLMADSKTAEDTAPLYKRAEEILAEEVPAAFVYHYSKVDMINPVVKGLPLENVTNAWYAKDLYRIAE; encoded by the coding sequence ATGTCCAAGCTGTTCACGACCACCGCCCTTTTGGCCGCTCTGGCCCTGCCCGCCCAAGCCGTGCAACCCGCCGAGGGTGAGACTTTGGCCGACAGCCAGACCTATACCTATTGGCTGCTGGACGCGATCAAGACGCTGGACCCGGCCAAGAACACCGATGTCGAAGGCTCGGACGTGCTGCGCCAGTTGTTCGAGGGGCTGATGAACGACAACCAGACCGGCGCCATGATCCCCGGCGTGGCGGAAAGCCATACGGAAAGCGACGACGGCCTGACCCATACCTTCACCCTGCGCGACGCCAAGTGGTCGAACGGCGATCCGGTCACGGCGGGGGATTTTGTCTATGCCTGGCAGCGCGTGGTGAACCCCGAAACCGCGTCCGAATACGCCTGGTTCCTGGAACTGATGAACATCCAGAACGCCACCCAGATCATCGCGGGCGAGATGACGCCCGACCAGCTTGGCGTGCGCGCGGTGGATGACAAGACGCTGGAGGTCAAGCTGACCACGCGCACCCCCTATTTCCTCAAGACGCTGTCCCACGCCACCACCTTTCCGGTGCCGCAAAAGGTCGTCGAACAGCACGGCGATGCCTGGACCCAGCCCGGCAACCTGGTCGGCAACGGCGCCTTCATGCTGGACAGCCACAACCTGGGCGTGGACATCACGCTGGTGAAGAACCCGAATTATTGGGACGCCGAGAACGTGGTGATGGAAACCGTGCGCGGCGTGACCGTGAACGACAACAACATCGGCCTGACCCGGTATCTGGCAGGCGAACTGGACCGCGTGCAGATCCCCGCAGGCCAGTATCCCCGCCTGTCGCAGGAATATCCCGACCAGGCGATCTCGATCCCGTATTCCTGCTCCTATGCCTATGTCTTCAACGTGTCGGACAAGGGCCCCGAGGCGCTGAAGGACGTGCGCGTGCGTCAGGCCCTGTCGCTGGGCCTGAACCGCGACATCATCGTGGACCAGGTGCTGCAAGGCGGCCAGAAGCCTGCATACAGCTGGACGCATTGGGCGATCGAGGGATTCCAGTCGCCCGATGCGGAAATCGCCACCATGACCCAGGAACAGCGCATCGAGAAAGCCCGTGGCCTTCTGGCGGATGCGGGTTACGGTCCCGACAACCCGCTGGCCTTGTCGCTGCAATACAACACGGACGAGAACCACAAGAAGCTGGCCATCGCGGCCCAGCAGTTCTGGAAGCCCCTGGGCGTGAACATCACGCTGAACAATGTCGAATGGAAGGTGCATACCGACCGGATGCAAAGCCAGGACTTCGACATGGCCCGCTATGCCTGGTGCGCCGACTATAACGAGGCGACGACCTTCCTGGATTGGTTCCGCACCGACGGCTACAACTCGGGCAAGTGGTCGAACGCGGAATACGACAAGCTGATGGCGGATTCCAAGACGGCCGAGGATACCGCGCCTTTGTACAAGCGGGCCGAGGAGATCCTGGCCGAAGAGGTGCCCGCGGCCTTTGTTTACCACTATTCCAAGGTCGATATGATCAATCCGGTGGTCAAGGGCCTTCCCTTGGAAAACGTGACCAACGCCTGGTATGCCAAGGATCTGTATCGGATCGCCGAATAA
- a CDS encoding TRAP transporter small permease subunit — MNGLLALSRGIDRVNTVIGRSAAWLILLAIFVSAINAVVRKVFSVSSNAYLELQWYLYGAAFLLAAAYTLLENEHIRIDIVYGAFSRRVQHWIDLLGTIFFLMPVVLLTLYFVWPWLMRSIRGGEMSMNAGGLMLWPAKAMLFAGFVLLFFQGISEIIKKIAVMRGLIPDPFPATSHHAPLEIDPDLAAQAGFADPDHPLTDLVDDVRKEPRK; from the coding sequence ATGAACGGCCTTTTGGCCCTGTCGCGCGGTATCGACCGCGTCAACACAGTGATTGGACGTAGCGCGGCCTGGCTGATCCTGCTGGCGATCTTTGTCAGCGCAATCAATGCCGTCGTGCGCAAGGTGTTCAGCGTGTCGTCGAACGCCTATCTGGAATTGCAGTGGTATCTGTATGGCGCGGCGTTCCTGCTGGCGGCCGCCTATACGTTGCTGGAAAACGAACATATCCGCATCGACATCGTGTATGGCGCCTTTTCGCGCCGGGTGCAGCACTGGATCGACCTTCTGGGCACGATCTTCTTTCTGATGCCGGTGGTGTTGCTGACGCTGTATTTCGTCTGGCCCTGGCTCATGCGCAGCATCCGTGGCGGAGAGATGTCGATGAACGCGGGCGGGCTGATGCTGTGGCCTGCCAAGGCCATGCTGTTCGCGGGCTTCGTGCTGCTGTTCTTTCAGGGCATTTCCGAGATCATCAAGAAGATCGCCGTCATGCGCGGGCTGATCCCCGATCCCTTCCCGGCGACCAGCCACCATGCCCCGTTGGAGATCGACCCCGACCTGGCCGCCCAGGCGGGCTTTGCAGATCCCGACCATCCGCTGACCGATCTGGTCGATGACGTGCGCAAGGAACCCCGCAAATGA